A single genomic interval of Dromiciops gliroides isolate mDroGli1 chromosome 1, mDroGli1.pri, whole genome shotgun sequence harbors:
- the LOC122739166 gene encoding 40S ribosomal protein S21-like, translating to MQNNAGEFMDMYVPRKCSMSNRIIGAQDHAPIQMYVAEANKVTGRFNGQFKTYAICGAIHKMGVSDYSFLRLAKNDGIVSKNF from the coding sequence ATGCAGAATAATGCTGGTGAGTTCATGGACATGTACGTGCCACGGAAATGCTCCATGAGCAACAGGATCATCGGGGCCCAGGACCATGCGCCCATCCAGATGTATGTGGCTGAGGCTAACAAGGTCACAGGCAGATTCAATGGACAATTTAAAACTTATGCAATTTGTGGAGCAATTCATAAAATGGGAGTATCTGATTACTCTTTTCTCCGCCTGGCAAAAAATGATGGTATTGTTTCAAAGAATTTCTAA